The genome window ACCGACACGTTCGGCCCCCGCCTCGCGGGCTCCGAGAACCTCGATCGCGCGATCGAGTGGGCTGTGGCTGAAATGAAGGAGGACGGGCTCGACGCCGTCCGCGCCGAGCCCGTGATGGTCCCGCGCTGGGTGCGCGGTCGCGAGAGCCTCGAGATCGTCGCGCCGGTGCGCAGCCCGCTCGTGCTGCTCGGCCTCGGCAACAGCGCCGGCACTCCGGCGGAAGGGGTGCAGGGGGAAGTGCTGGTCGTCCGCAGCTGGGGCGATCTCGACGCGCGCGCCGCCGACGTGAAGGGTCGAATCGTGCTCTTCAATGTGCCGTACACGAACTACGGCGAGACCGTCCAGTATCGGGCGCGCGGCGCGTCGCGGGCGGCAAGGCACGGCGCCATCGCGACGCTCCTGAGGTCGGTCGGGCCCACCGGTCTGCGGACGCCCCACACCGGCGGACTCCAGTACGCGGATGACGCGCCGAAGATCCCGGCGGCGGCGATTCCCTCCGAGGATGCCGACCGCCTCCAGCGAATGCGGGACCGCGGCACGAAGGTCATCGTGCGGCTGACGATGGAGGCGAAGTTCCTTCCCGACGCGCCGTCGGCGAACGTGGTCGGAGAACGGCGCGGGCGCGAGCGGCCGGAGGAAATCGTCGTGGTCGGCTGCCACCTCGACTCGTGGGACGTCGGCACGGGCGCCACTGACGACGGCGGCGGCTGCATCGCGGCGTGGGAGGCCGTGCGGATGATGAAGACCCTGGGGTTGCGTCCGCGGCGCACCGTGCGCGTCGTGCTCTTTACCAACGAGGAGAACGGCCTGCGGGGCGGCCTCGGGTACCGCGATCGCCACCGCGACGATCTGGCCAACCACGTGCTGATGATCGAATCGGACGGCGGGGTGTTCCGCCCCACCGGCTTCGGGTTCACCGGCAGCGAGCGCGCCCGCGCCGTGGTCGAGCGCATCGCCGGCCTCCTGAAGGACATCGATGCGACGGACATCCGTCCCGGCGGCGGCGGAGCGGACATCGGCCCCAGCGTCGAGGCGGGCAAAATCCCGGCGATGTCGCTGAACGTGGCGGGCAACTACTTCCTGATCCATCACACCCCGGCTGACACCATTGAACGGATCGCGCCGGAGGACATCGCCAAGTCCGCCGCGGCGATGGCGGTGATGGCGTACGTGGTGGCGGATATGCCGGAGAGGCTATCGCCCGTGCGGTGACGGCTGCGGCTTGAGCGTGTAGACCAGATAGTCGGCACGCTTGCGATCGTCTTTTGCCGGCTTCAGCGTGTCGAGGTTGTCCACCGGGAGGACCGACACGACGACCACGCGCGCCTTCTTCAGCCGGCGCTTGACGCGCGCCGCCGTGCCCAGCGTGAAATCGCTGTGGAACGATCCGTTGTAGTGGACGATGAGCGGGTGGCCAGGGCCGTGCGCGGCGGCGATCGCCTCGGCCATCGTCTCGTCCTTCACGCACTGCGCCAGGTAGAAGCGGTCGTCCATCGCCTTGCGCTCCGCCTCGCTCAGCTTCTCGGCCCCAGGCATCGGGTGCTCGTTGATCGTCGCCACAAACCGCTTGCGGTAGTCGTCGTCCGGGCAGTCGACGGCCTGCGCGGCCCAGGCCCGCTCTTCGGCCGGCAGCCTGTCGAGCGAGCCGATGCCTTCCTTGGCCACCTGGTTCGCAAGCCGTCTCGGGATGTTGGAGGCGATCACGGGCCAGCCGTGTCCCTTGGCGAACTCGACCATCGGCCGGTAGTCGGTCGCGTAGCGCGGCCACGGGCGTGACTGTTTGAGGAATTCTTCTTCGGGCAGCGCGCCAGCCAGGTACGCGGAGAGCGTCTGCTGCGCGTCGCGCTCGAACAT of Acidobacteriota bacterium contains these proteins:
- a CDS encoding ChaN family lipoprotein produces the protein MLGSLLLLLLQSQVPPAPAAAPAAAAQAPVAAGAIVLVSYVPERVFDSRKRKFSDFEAMLADLARADVVFVGEQHDDRNTHRLELALLEGLMRRRGQLTVSLEMFERDAQQTLSAYLAGALPEEEFLKQSRPWPRYATDYRPMVEFAKGHGWPVIASNIPRRLANQVAKEGIGSLDRLPAEERAWAAQAVDCPDDDYRKRFVATINEHPMPGAEKLSEAERKAMDDRFYLAQCVKDETMAEAIAAAHGPGHPLIVHYNGSFHSDFTLGTAARVKRRLKKARVVVVSVLPVDNLDTLKPAKDDRKRADYLVYTLKPQPSPHGR
- a CDS encoding M20/M25/M40 family metallo-hydrolase — encoded protein: MRRFAAAILISVFATPSAGTRAQAPSADASLSWLDEYREPAARLIREALSGSAAWNRLAELTDTFGPRLAGSENLDRAIEWAVAEMKEDGLDAVRAEPVMVPRWVRGRESLEIVAPVRSPLVLLGLGNSAGTPAEGVQGEVLVVRSWGDLDARAADVKGRIVLFNVPYTNYGETVQYRARGASRAARHGAIATLLRSVGPTGLRTPHTGGLQYADDAPKIPAAAIPSEDADRLQRMRDRGTKVIVRLTMEAKFLPDAPSANVVGERRGRERPEEIVVVGCHLDSWDVGTGATDDGGGCIAAWEAVRMMKTLGLRPRRTVRVVLFTNEENGLRGGLGYRDRHRDDLANHVLMIESDGGVFRPTGFGFTGSERARAVVERIAGLLKDIDATDIRPGGGGADIGPSVEAGKIPAMSLNVAGNYFLIHHTPADTIERIAPEDIAKSAAAMAVMAYVVADMPERLSPVR